One Streptomyces sp. SAI-135 DNA segment encodes these proteins:
- a CDS encoding Cmx/CmrA family chloramphenicol efflux MFS transporter — MPLPLYLLAVAVFAMGTSEFMLAGLLPDIASDLDVTVGTVGTLTSAFAVGMVVGAPLVAALARDWPRRAGLLGFVLVFAAAHAVGAMTTSFPVLFATRVVAALANAGFLAVALTVAATLVPPDRKGRALAVLLSGTTVATIAGVPGGSVLGALLGWRATFWAVGVLCLPAALGILKGIPAGRDEDEATGRTALRAELAQLTRPRMILVMLLGALVNAATFGSLTFLAPVVTNSAGLGELWISVALMVFGAGSFVGVTVAGRLSDRRPGLVIAVGGPLLLVGWPTLAMLADEPAALLILVFVQGALSFALGSTLIARVLHEAAGAPTMAGSYATAALNVGAAVGPVVAAGTLGTGAGYLGPLWASGLLVAVALLIALPLLTALTDGRSTEVLR; from the coding sequence ATGCCTCTCCCGCTGTACCTGCTTGCCGTGGCCGTTTTCGCCATGGGCACCTCGGAGTTCATGCTCGCCGGCCTCCTGCCGGACATCGCCTCAGACCTCGATGTCACAGTCGGGACCGTCGGAACACTCACCTCGGCCTTCGCGGTCGGCATGGTCGTCGGTGCCCCACTTGTGGCCGCGCTCGCCCGTGACTGGCCCAGGCGCGCCGGCCTTCTCGGGTTCGTCCTCGTTTTCGCGGCAGCGCATGCCGTGGGCGCCATGACCACGAGCTTCCCGGTCCTGTTCGCCACCCGCGTCGTCGCCGCGCTCGCGAACGCAGGGTTCCTTGCCGTGGCCCTGACAGTCGCGGCCACGCTGGTTCCACCCGACAGGAAGGGACGTGCTCTGGCCGTGCTGCTGTCCGGCACGACGGTGGCCACGATCGCTGGTGTGCCTGGTGGGTCGGTGCTCGGCGCGTTGCTCGGCTGGCGAGCCACGTTCTGGGCTGTCGGCGTTCTCTGCCTGCCGGCAGCTCTCGGCATCCTGAAGGGAATCCCAGCGGGACGTGATGAAGACGAGGCGACTGGCAGGACGGCGTTGCGCGCGGAGCTGGCCCAGCTCACACGCCCGCGGATGATTCTGGTGATGCTGCTCGGCGCGCTGGTGAACGCGGCGACCTTCGGCAGCCTCACCTTCCTTGCCCCCGTGGTGACCAACAGCGCCGGGCTGGGCGAGTTGTGGATCTCTGTTGCCCTGATGGTCTTCGGCGCTGGCTCCTTCGTGGGTGTCACCGTCGCCGGCCGGCTCTCCGACCGGCGTCCCGGTCTGGTCATCGCAGTCGGCGGCCCGCTGCTGCTCGTCGGCTGGCCGACACTCGCGATGCTGGCAGATGAGCCGGCGGCCCTGCTCATCCTCGTGTTCGTGCAGGGCGCGCTGTCGTTCGCACTGGGCAGCACACTGATTGCGCGGGTCCTCCACGAGGCCGCGGGAGCCCCGACCATGGCCGGCTCGTATGCGACCGCTGCGCTCAACGTGGGCGCCGCCGTCGGCCCCGTCGTCGCTGCGGGCACCCTCGGCACCGGAGCCGGGTATCTCGGGCCGCTCTGGGCAAGCGGACTCCTCGTCGCGGTCGCGCTGCTCATCGCGCTCCCTCTCCTCACCGCCCTCACGGACGGCCGGAGCACCGAGGTGCTCCGGTGA
- a CDS encoding expansin EXLX1 family cellulose-binding protein: MTTTRQIAGQRRRRRRTVLGATVALATAGVLTFLVIALLPSHKVDGKPTAAATLVTTQPKAAETAVTAAASPTPSPSASLSASGSATPRVTATSKTAKPSQKSTPTSSRGSTTSVSAGRIRPNTSYQGVATAYEAGVGDGACLFGPSPDMMIAAMNTTDYETSRACGAYVLVRAANGKSITVRITNECPLPCAPGQIDLSQQAFAKLADLKVGRLPITWSLVSPSSIGTMSIRYKTGSSAYWCGIQVIGHRNPVARLEVSTANGWRQLPRTSFNYFIAEDGNGCGKAIRVTDIYGEQLTVSGLAVRANVVQPTGVQFAQH, encoded by the coding sequence ATGACGACAACGAGGCAGATCGCAGGGCAGCGCAGGCGCAGACGCCGAACCGTGCTGGGCGCCACTGTGGCGCTGGCCACTGCGGGTGTTCTCACCTTCCTGGTCATCGCGTTGCTCCCCAGCCACAAAGTCGACGGCAAGCCGACCGCAGCCGCCACCCTCGTCACCACCCAGCCGAAGGCTGCCGAGACCGCTGTGACAGCGGCTGCGAGCCCGACGCCGAGCCCATCGGCGAGTCTCAGTGCGAGCGGCTCCGCCACGCCCCGGGTCACGGCGACTTCCAAGACGGCGAAGCCGTCACAGAAGAGCACCCCGACGTCCTCGCGCGGGTCGACCACGTCTGTGTCGGCGGGTCGGATCCGGCCCAACACCTCGTATCAGGGTGTCGCGACCGCCTACGAGGCCGGTGTCGGGGACGGGGCCTGTCTGTTCGGTCCCAGCCCGGACATGATGATCGCGGCGATGAACACCACCGACTACGAGACCTCCCGAGCCTGCGGCGCCTACGTCCTCGTCCGCGCGGCCAACGGCAAGTCCATCACCGTACGGATCACCAACGAATGCCCTCTGCCCTGCGCACCCGGGCAGATCGACCTCAGCCAACAAGCCTTCGCCAAGCTCGCCGACCTCAAGGTCGGCCGCCTGCCCATCACTTGGAGCCTGGTGAGCCCCAGCTCCATCGGCACGATGTCCATCCGGTACAAGACCGGATCCAGCGCCTACTGGTGCGGCATCCAGGTCATCGGGCACCGCAACCCGGTCGCACGGCTCGAGGTCAGCACCGCGAACGGCTGGCGCCAGTTGCCCCGCACCAGCTTCAACTACTTCATCGCCGAGGACGGCAACGGCTGCGGCAAGGCGATCAGAGTCACCGACATCTATGGCGAACAACTGACCGTCAGCGGACTGGCGGTGCGGGCGAACGTCGTACAGCCAACGGGGGTGCAGTTCGCCCAGCACTGA